From the genome of Solanum lycopersicum chromosome 7, SLM_r2.1:
CGTAATAAAGCATACAGAGTCATCAACACAAACACAACTTTTTCAGGCTTCGTCTCTGTGTTCAAAAGAACAACACAGGAGGAGCGAAGGGAAAGAACATTTATTCATAAACATAATATGAACTAGAATCAACAACTTCTTCCAGTTGAACCTGCAGAACCCGCTCTAGATCCGTCTCTTTTAGGCAATGCCAATCCTCTGTCTCAACATTACAACAAAATCATAGATTTTGTCAGGATCAGAAAGATACTTAGAGACATTCTCCTTTTGCATACACCTGTTGGCCCAAGCCACAAACTTAGGACACTCTGGTTCAATACTaaatttgccaaatttttcataagCAGGGAACCAGCTATAGTAAGGAATGAGTGCCAAATCCACAAAACCAAAACTTTCTCCATCGAAGTATGGCTTGTCTCCCAATTCCCCTTCCAACACCTTCAAACACTCAATGAATTCTTTATTAGCTGCTTCTTGTTCCTCCACTTTTGTTGTCCAAATTTTCTTTCCACCATCATAAATCTGTATTCTcccacaaaaaaaagaaaaaaaattacatccTTTTCAATCAAATTTAGCTCATTAATGAATAAATCTTACACTACACctcaatttcaaacttttttttttattattttttgatgatcAACTTTCGTGCACCTCGAATAATTCCACAGGATAATTGACACCTCTGACTAGCAAGAGTTGTAGCTCTCTATCTAAATCTATCTCaacctaattttattttttattttttgagtgtGAAACTCTCACTTACTTCGACTAATTCCACGGAATACCTTCCACCTCCCACCACAACAAGAGACATGATACCTTCTACCTCCCACCAGCAAGACATACTAGTTAACGCTGTACATCCAGGCTAGAACATATGAAAGAATCAACTGGTATTTTTGTTTCAGCTGAATTTTGAACATCAGACCTTAGAATTTTCAACAACGGTTGATTGGCCACTAGGCTACTCCCTAGGGTAGGGTGTATCTAAACCTAAATTTATGTTAGCATAAAAGTCACACCCATGAGTAAAACATGCTCTTACAAATTATAGGATCTAAACTAAATGTACTAAGATGACAAACATATTTTATGATAGTTACATACCTTTTTGTCAACATAATCAGCCCAAAACCTAGCTTGAGCTCTCTTATAAGGATCACTAGGCAACAAAGGTGATTTGTCATTCCAAACTTCATCTATGTACTCAACAATTATGAGTGACTCACATATTGGTTTTCCATTATGGATCAACACTGGGATTTTCTTGTGAATTGGATTCATTTGTAAGAGTAAAGGACTTTTGTTCACCAAGTTCTCTTCTTTGTACTCATATTGGATCCCCTTTTCAGCCAGGGCAATTTTTACCCTCACAGCAAACATACTCACATAAGTTCCCAGAAGGACAACTTCATCAGCCATTTTTTTGCTGAAAATTTGTAGTAAGTAGAATTGCAAGAAATAATGTAGACTCTGTTTGTTGAAGATAAGCCATAGGGATAATACTTACTATGcaatatacaataaaaaaggGGCCCTACCACCAAATGTTAGGTCAGACTTTAGACTAACAACTaacaaatatcaa
Proteins encoded in this window:
- the LOC101244013 gene encoding probable glutathione S-transferase gives rise to the protein MADEVVLLGTYVSMFAVRVKIALAEKGIQYEYKEENLVNKSPLLLQMNPIHKKIPVLIHNGKPICESLIIVEYIDEVWNDKSPLLPSDPYKRAQARFWADYVDKKIYDGGKKIWTTKVEEQEAANKEFIECLKVLEGELGDKPYFDGESFGFVDLALIPYYSWFPAYEKFGKFSIEPECPKFVAWANRCMQKENVSKYLSDPDKIYDFVVMLRQRIGIA